In the genome of Mycoplasma seminis, one region contains:
- a CDS encoding DNA topoisomerase IV subunit A yields MKKEQEKIVTEKIINETLDKIMADRFGRYSKYVIQQRALPDVRDGLKPVQRRILYAMYGLGLFADKQYKKSARVVGDVIGKYHPHGDSSVYEAMVNMSQWWKMNLPLLDMHGNVGSIDNDPAAAMRYTEVRLSKISEFIIGDIKKDTVKFAPNFDDSEIEPTVLPSVFPNLLVNGSMGIAIGMATEMPPHNLGEILDATIYRILNPHANFYDVVKFIKGPDFPTGGVIRGTKGILEALDTGRNQKDKIRLFSKYKIHSNGKNKFIEITEIPYGVVKSKLVFDIDTIINNKDIDGILEIKDQSDREGINILITLDLNASENSILTYLFQKTDLQVTYSYNNTCIVQNSPKTLGVVGLIDCYINHLKDVKTKTLIYDLEKHKLRLEIVEGFIKVSEITDQVIEVIRKTEGSKAGVIENLMNVFGFSKNQATAIAELRLYRLSRTDKEAYLAEKAELLDLIAKINLLLNDPNKFNDYLIDQLSQLKLLFATPRRTEIVEEEFDFSYNQTDLIKEEMLNIGISRGGYVKKFSQRVLDSNSLETYNLKDDDNLIYFGQVNSLNNLLIFTSLGNYLIVPAYKLQEAKWKDLGTHLSNFADFLLAEEVVSVFEINNWDSLLYVALGTKNGYFKKTLLQDFSVSRINKSYTAISMEKDDKLLNASICNGTRDVIILTENGCVSRYSENDLAQYGPKAKGNKGVYLSLNDKVKYFTTVDNNALVGFLSNDGQLLKIKSDKLPFVPKNIKGKQVFKDTNKFNITSISQVDDSTTMLLRDVLERTFIDEVKPYPVSSESPRVYHINVANPDKAAFNIKYFEPDFKAGEMLFSKERTQAESKTLEQINILQESATAAMNALMEKINKSLEEDKKK; encoded by the coding sequence ATGAAGAAAGAACAAGAAAAAATAGTAACAGAAAAAATCATTAATGAAACCTTAGATAAAATCATGGCTGACCGTTTTGGTAGATATTCAAAATACGTTATTCAACAAAGAGCACTTCCGGATGTTAGAGATGGGCTTAAACCAGTTCAAAGAAGAATCTTATATGCAATGTATGGGCTTGGGCTTTTTGCTGATAAGCAATACAAAAAATCAGCTCGGGTAGTTGGAGATGTTATTGGTAAATATCACCCACACGGTGATTCATCAGTTTATGAAGCAATGGTTAATATGTCTCAATGATGAAAAATGAATCTTCCACTTCTTGATATGCACGGGAATGTCGGTTCAATTGATAATGACCCAGCTGCTGCTATGCGTTATACTGAAGTTAGACTTTCTAAGATTTCAGAATTCATTATCGGTGATATTAAAAAAGACACTGTTAAATTTGCTCCTAACTTTGATGATTCTGAAATTGAACCTACAGTACTTCCTTCAGTATTTCCTAACTTACTAGTAAACGGTTCTATGGGGATAGCAATTGGTATGGCTACTGAAATGCCGCCACACAACTTAGGTGAAATTTTAGATGCTACTATTTATCGGATTTTAAATCCACATGCTAATTTTTATGATGTGGTTAAATTTATTAAAGGACCAGATTTTCCAACTGGTGGAGTAATCAGAGGAACTAAAGGAATTTTAGAAGCTCTTGATACTGGTAGAAATCAAAAAGATAAAATTAGACTTTTTTCTAAATACAAAATTCATTCTAATGGTAAAAATAAATTTATTGAAATTACCGAAATCCCTTATGGTGTAGTTAAATCTAAATTAGTTTTTGATATTGATACCATTATTAATAATAAAGATATTGATGGTATTTTAGAAATCAAAGACCAATCAGACCGTGAAGGAATTAATATTTTAATTACCCTTGATTTAAATGCTAGTGAAAACAGTATTTTAACTTACTTATTCCAAAAAACAGACTTACAAGTTACTTATTCATACAACAATACTTGCATCGTGCAAAACTCACCTAAAACTCTTGGTGTAGTCGGGTTAATTGATTGTTATATTAACCACTTAAAAGATGTTAAAACTAAAACTTTAATTTACGACTTAGAAAAACATAAACTTAGACTTGAAATTGTTGAAGGATTTATTAAAGTTTCAGAAATCACTGATCAAGTTATTGAAGTTATTAGAAAAACAGAAGGTTCAAAAGCTGGAGTTATTGAAAACTTAATGAATGTTTTTGGATTTAGTAAAAATCAAGCAACTGCAATTGCTGAATTAAGACTTTACCGTTTATCTAGAACTGATAAAGAAGCTTATTTAGCTGAAAAAGCAGAGTTACTTGATTTAATTGCTAAGATTAATTTATTATTAAATGACCCTAATAAATTCAATGATTATTTAATTGATCAATTATCACAATTAAAACTTTTATTCGCTACTCCTAGACGTACCGAGATAGTTGAAGAAGAATTTGACTTTAGTTATAATCAAACCGATTTAATTAAAGAAGAAATGCTTAATATCGGTATTTCTCGTGGTGGATATGTTAAAAAATTCTCACAAAGAGTGCTTGATTCTAACTCTTTAGAAACTTATAACTTAAAAGATGATGATAATTTAATTTATTTTGGACAAGTAAATTCACTTAATAATCTTTTAATTTTCACATCACTTGGAAATTATTTAATTGTTCCTGCTTATAAATTACAAGAAGCAAAATGAAAAGATTTAGGAACTCACCTTTCAAACTTTGCTGACTTCTTGCTAGCTGAAGAAGTTGTTTCTGTTTTTGAAATTAATAACTGAGATTCACTGCTTTATGTTGCACTTGGGACTAAAAATGGTTACTTCAAGAAAACATTATTACAAGATTTCTCAGTTTCAAGAATTAATAAATCATATACAGCTATTTCAATGGAAAAAGATGATAAATTGCTTAATGCAAGTATCTGTAACGGAACTAGAGATGTTATTATTCTAACTGAAAACGGTTGTGTTTCAAGATATAGCGAAAATGATTTAGCTCAATATGGACCTAAAGCTAAAGGAAATAAAGGTGTTTACTTATCATTGAATGATAAAGTTAAATACTTTACTACTGTAGATAATAATGCTTTAGTTGGATTCCTTTCAAACGATGGTCAATTACTTAAGATTAAATCTGATAAATTGCCTTTTGTGCCTAAAAACATTAAAGGAAAACAAGTCTTTAAAGATACTAATAAATTTAATATCACCAGCATTTCACAAGTTGATGATTCAACTACAATGTTGCTTCGTGATGTCTTAGAAAGAACTTTTATTGATGAAGTTAAACCTTATCCAGTTTCTTCTGAATCACCTCGGGTATATCACATTAATGTAGCAAATCCTGATAAAGCAGCATTTAACATTAAATACTTTGAACCTGATTTTAAAGCTGGAGAAATGTTATTTTCTAAAGAAAGAACTCAAGCTGAAAGTAAAACTTTAGAACAAATTAATATCTTGCAAGAATCAGCTACTGCAGCTATGAATGCTTTAATGGAAAAAATTAATAAAAGCCTTGAAGAAGACAAGAAGAAATAG